A window from Methanobrevibacter sp. V74 encodes these proteins:
- a CDS encoding IS4 family transposase — translation MYSYDRFVKDFFSLFDVFISEKYVTEDNKFIRDRKMTQKEYTTFILSQRSCTSYIETIRFFTIGLNKKFKTISSQGIGKQRMFIDPKVFIDMNESFIDQLYGKYSGFSKFKGYIVSACDGSIIDLPNVTLTREEFPVGDENLLKEKRIRARVSCLLDVHSKHILTAKIVETTINEVDLAIEHLENLKQRLNITKLITIYDRGYPSIELMAKTIDLNSKFLIRLPKNVFRHLIKQMKTNDEIIKINLTNNRLSHFDDENLKEKARKMGRLEIRIALVDIGKNEPEILATNLTSEEFSTEDLKELYGKRWAVETGFDRLKNLIEIEDFSGIRRTIIEQDFHAHIFVYNLAMTIKNHAENNITRIPRNKDEKIIYQSNFAKITGNIYLFLFDLIFETQTKREQIIDFIVKEASKELIQYKENQYNNKERKTPDVYNKHPGNKKKTH, via the coding sequence ATGTATTCTTATGATAGATTTGTCAAAGATTTTTTCAGTTTATTTGATGTTTTTATATCTGAAAAATATGTAACTGAAGATAATAAGTTTATTAGAGATAGAAAAATGACTCAAAAAGAGTATACAACATTTATTCTTTCTCAAAGAAGCTGTACATCTTATATTGAAACGATTAGATTTTTCACAATAGGATTGAATAAGAAGTTTAAAACAATTTCTAGCCAAGGAATTGGAAAACAAAGAATGTTCATTGACCCAAAAGTTTTTATTGATATGAATGAATCTTTTATTGACCAATTATATGGCAAATATTCTGGATTTTCAAAATTTAAAGGATATATTGTTAGTGCTTGTGATGGAAGTATTATTGATCTTCCCAATGTTACTTTAACACGTGAAGAATTCCCTGTTGGTGATGAAAACCTGTTAAAAGAAAAAAGAATTCGTGCAAGAGTTTCATGTCTTTTAGACGTTCATTCTAAACATATTTTAACAGCAAAAATTGTTGAAACAACAATAAATGAAGTAGATTTAGCAATTGAACATTTAGAGAACTTAAAACAAAGATTAAACATTACAAAATTAATTACCATTTACGATCGAGGATATCCATCAATCGAACTCATGGCAAAAACCATTGATTTAAACTCTAAATTTTTAATAAGACTACCAAAAAATGTATTTAGACATTTAATCAAACAAATGAAGACTAATGATGAAATTATAAAAATAAATTTAACAAATAATAGATTAAGTCATTTTGATGATGAAAATTTAAAAGAAAAAGCAAGAAAGATGGGGCGATTAGAAATTCGCATAGCATTAGTAGATATTGGTAAGAACGAACCTGAAATACTTGCAACAAATTTAACATCTGAAGAATTCTCAACAGAAGATTTAAAAGAATTATATGGTAAAAGATGGGCAGTTGAAACTGGATTTGACAGATTAAAAAATTTAATCGAAATCGAAGATTTCAGCGGAATTCGAAGAACAATAATCGAACAAGATTTTCACGCCCACATATTCGTTTATAACCTAGCAATGACAATTAAAAATCATGCAGAAAACAATATAACAAGAATACCCAGAAATAAAGATGAAAAAATAATTTATCAGTCGAATTTCGCAAAAATAACGGGAAACATCTATTTATTCTTATTTGACCTAATATTTGAAACGCAAACGAAAAGAGAGCAAATAATCGATTTTATAGTAAAAGAAGCATCTAAAGAACTAATACAATATAAAGAAAATCAATACAATAATAAAGAACGAAAAACCCCGGATGTTTATAATAAACATCCAGGAAACAAGAAAAAAACACACTAA
- a CDS encoding DUF4258 domain-containing protein: MNVFDKFIMGETTGINWCFENHHFIERLKDNGLSREYVVNCILCEEPINYEHTENNLYAVVYNAPSNKDYKEIRVIMACSGNSIDLVTVMRNNETATNRQKKQYQSDREKNIEKKRIKALAKRKW, encoded by the coding sequence ATGAATGTTTTTGACAAATTTATAATGGGTGAAACCACAGGCATAAATTGGTGCTTTGAAAATCACCATTTTATCGAAAGGCTCAAAGATAACGGATTAAGTCGCGAATATGTTGTTAACTGCATACTATGTGAAGAACCTATAAATTACGAACACACAGAAAATAATCTATATGCCGTAGTCTACAATGCTCCTTCAAATAAGGATTATAAAGAAATACGAGTGATAATGGCATGCAGCGGCAATTCAATAGATCTTGTAACAGTAATGAGAAATAATGAAACAGCAACCAATCGCCAAAAGAAACAATACCAATCCGATAGGGAAAAAAATATTGAAAAAAAGCGCATAAAAGCACTAGCAAAAAGAAAATGGTAG